A DNA window from Drosophila pseudoobscura strain MV-25-SWS-2005 chromosome 2, UCI_Dpse_MV25, whole genome shotgun sequence contains the following coding sequences:
- the Glys gene encoding glycogen [starch] synthase isoform X2: MNRRFSRVESGVDLKDYFDRGDIASRENRWNFEVAWEVANKVGGIYTVIRSKAYVSTEEMGEQLCMMGPYKEVCARTEMEEMEFPRGNPLLDAVNSLRSRGYKIHTGRWLVDGNPQLILFDIGSAAWKLDQFKSEMWEKCHIGIPHLDIETNDAIILGFMIAEFLEEFRNFAVTYSQNHDLNPPRVVAHFHEWQAGVALIVLRTRQVEIATVFTTHATLLGRYLCAGNTDFYNNMDKFAVDEEAGKRQIYHRYCLERGATHLAHVFTTVSEITGYEAEHLLKRKPDIITPNGLNVKKFSAIHEFQNMHAVAKEKINEFVRGHFYGHMDFDLDKTLYFFIAGRYEFGNKGADIFIEALARVNAMLKHERPDTTVVAFLIFPTKTNNFNVDSLRGHAVIKQLRDTINNVQQAVGKRMFDTCVKGRLPEVGDLLEKDDMVKIKRCMYAMQRESMPPVTTHNVADDWNDPVLASIRRCHLFNSVNDRVKMVFHPEFLNSSNPLFGIDYEEFVRGCHLGVFPSYYEPWGYTPAECTVMGIPSVTTNLSGFGCFMQEHISDPKSYGIYIVDRRYIGLEDSIQQLSSFMMDFSRLNRRQRIIQRNRTERLSDLLDWRTLGIYYRQARVKALQAVYPDYVDELSLYGSRSNLVFSRPHSEPPSPTSSRHTTPAPSVHGSEDEDSVDEETELKELGIK; encoded by the exons ATGAATCGACGCTTTTCGAGAGTGGAGTCCGGCGTGGACCTGAAGGATTACTTCGATCGCGGCGATATTGCCTCGCGCGAGAACCGCTGGAACTTTGAGGTGGCATGGGAGGTGGCCAACAAGGTGGGCGGCATTTACACAGTCATCAGGTCCAAAGCCTACGTATCCACCGAAGAGATGGGCGAACAACTGTGCATGATGGGGCCCTACAAGGAGGTCTGTGCCCGCACCGAGATGGAAGAGATGGAGTTTCCGCGTGGCAATCCTCTGCTCGATGCCGTCAATTCGCTGCGATCTCGCGGCTACAAGATCCACACCGGACGCTGGCTGGTGGACGGCAATCCCCAGCTAATTCTGTTTGACATTGGCTCTGCAGCCTGGAAGCTGGACCAGTTCAAGTCGGAGATGTGGGAGAAGTGCCACATTGGAATACCTCATTTGGATATCGAGACCAACGATGCCATCATCCTGGGCTTCATGATCGCCGAGTTCCTTGAGGAGTTCCGCAACTTTGCTGTCACATACTCACAAAACCATGACCTTAATCCTCCCCGGGTTGTTGCCCACTTCCATGAGTGGCAGGCCGGCGTGGCCCTGATTGTGCTGCGCACACGACAGGTGGAAATTGCCACCGTCTTCACCACCCATGCCACTCTGCTGGGTCGCTATTTGTGTGCGGGCAATACGGACTTTTACAACAACATGGATAAGTTCGCTGTGGACGAGGAGGCGGGCAAGAGGCAGATCTACCATCGATACTGCTTGGAGCGGGGCGCCACGCACCTGGCGCATGTGTTTACAACCGTCTCGGAAATTACTGGCTACGAAGCCGAGCATCTGCTCAAGCGCAAGCCGGACATTATCACGCCCAACGGCCTTAACGTGAAGAAGTTCTCGGCCATTCACGAGTTCCAGAACATGCACGCCGTGGCCAAGGAGAAGATCAATGAATTCGTGCGGGGTCATTTCTATGG CCATATGGACTTTGATTTGGACAAGACGTTGTATTTCTTCATCGCTGGTCGCTACGAGTTCGGCAACAAGGGCGCCGACATCTTCATTGAGGCCCTGGCGCGTGTGAACGCCATGCTGAAGCACGAGCGCCCCGACACCACGGTGGTGGCGTTCCTCATTTTCCCCACCAAGACGAACAACTTTAATGTAGACTCGCTGCGTGGCCATGCGGTGATCAAGCAGCTCCGTGACACCATCAACAACGTGCAGCAGGCGGTTGGTAAGCGCATGTTCGATACATGCGTCAAGGGCCGCCTACCCGAAGTAGGCGATCTGCTGGAGAAGGATGATATGGTGAAAATCAAGCGTTGCATGTACGCCATGCAGCGCGAATCGATGCCGCCGGTGACTACGCACAATGTGGCAGATGACTGGAACGATCCGGTGCTGGCGTCGATTCGTCGCTGTCATCTCTTCAATTCGGTGAACGATCGAGTCAAGATGGTCTTCCATCCAGAGTTCCTAAACTCGTCTAATCCCTTGTTTGGCATCGACTACGAGGAGTTTGTCCGCGGCTGCCATCTGGGCGTCTTCCCCTCCTACTATGAGCCCTGGGGATACACACCCGCCGAGTGCACTGTCATGGGAATACCCAGTGTGACCACGAATCTGTCGGGCTTCGGCTGTTTCATGCAGGAGCACATCAGTGATCCCAAGTCGTATGGGATCTACATCGTCGATCGTCGCTACATTGGCCTCGAGGACAGTATCCAGCAGTTGTCCAGCTTTATGATGGACTTCTCGCGTCTGAATCGCCGCCAGCGTATCATTCAACGCAATCGTACTGAGCGTCTCAGCGATTTGCTCGACTGGCGTACCCTGGGCATT TACTACAGACAGGCCAGGGTCAAGGCCTTGCAGGCCGTCTATCCGGACTATGTGGATGAGTTAAGCCTATACGGGTCCCGCAGTAACCTGGTCTTCTCGCGCCCCCACAGTGAACCGCCTAGCCCCACCTCATCGC GTCACACTACCCCGGCCCCATCTGTACATGGCTCAGAAGATGAGGACTCCGTGGACGAAGAGACCGAACTCAAGGAATTGGGCATCAAGTAA
- the Glys gene encoding glycogen [starch] synthase isoform X1 — protein sequence MMRRQMSYRFEDQDASPYGLRMNRRFSRVESGVDLKDYFDRGDIASRENRWNFEVAWEVANKVGGIYTVIRSKAYVSTEEMGEQLCMMGPYKEVCARTEMEEMEFPRGNPLLDAVNSLRSRGYKIHTGRWLVDGNPQLILFDIGSAAWKLDQFKSEMWEKCHIGIPHLDIETNDAIILGFMIAEFLEEFRNFAVTYSQNHDLNPPRVVAHFHEWQAGVALIVLRTRQVEIATVFTTHATLLGRYLCAGNTDFYNNMDKFAVDEEAGKRQIYHRYCLERGATHLAHVFTTVSEITGYEAEHLLKRKPDIITPNGLNVKKFSAIHEFQNMHAVAKEKINEFVRGHFYGHMDFDLDKTLYFFIAGRYEFGNKGADIFIEALARVNAMLKHERPDTTVVAFLIFPTKTNNFNVDSLRGHAVIKQLRDTINNVQQAVGKRMFDTCVKGRLPEVGDLLEKDDMVKIKRCMYAMQRESMPPVTTHNVADDWNDPVLASIRRCHLFNSVNDRVKMVFHPEFLNSSNPLFGIDYEEFVRGCHLGVFPSYYEPWGYTPAECTVMGIPSVTTNLSGFGCFMQEHISDPKSYGIYIVDRRYIGLEDSIQQLSSFMMDFSRLNRRQRIIQRNRTERLSDLLDWRTLGIYYRQARVKALQAVYPDYVDELSLYGSRSNLVFSRPHSEPPSPTSSRHTTPAPSVHGSEDEDSVDEETELKELGIK from the exons ATGATGCGTCGACAAATGTCCTATCGGTTTGAAGATCAAGACGCCTCCCCATATGGCTTAAGG ATGAATCGACGCTTTTCGAGAGTGGAGTCCGGCGTGGACCTGAAGGATTACTTCGATCGCGGCGATATTGCCTCGCGCGAGAACCGCTGGAACTTTGAGGTGGCATGGGAGGTGGCCAACAAGGTGGGCGGCATTTACACAGTCATCAGGTCCAAAGCCTACGTATCCACCGAAGAGATGGGCGAACAACTGTGCATGATGGGGCCCTACAAGGAGGTCTGTGCCCGCACCGAGATGGAAGAGATGGAGTTTCCGCGTGGCAATCCTCTGCTCGATGCCGTCAATTCGCTGCGATCTCGCGGCTACAAGATCCACACCGGACGCTGGCTGGTGGACGGCAATCCCCAGCTAATTCTGTTTGACATTGGCTCTGCAGCCTGGAAGCTGGACCAGTTCAAGTCGGAGATGTGGGAGAAGTGCCACATTGGAATACCTCATTTGGATATCGAGACCAACGATGCCATCATCCTGGGCTTCATGATCGCCGAGTTCCTTGAGGAGTTCCGCAACTTTGCTGTCACATACTCACAAAACCATGACCTTAATCCTCCCCGGGTTGTTGCCCACTTCCATGAGTGGCAGGCCGGCGTGGCCCTGATTGTGCTGCGCACACGACAGGTGGAAATTGCCACCGTCTTCACCACCCATGCCACTCTGCTGGGTCGCTATTTGTGTGCGGGCAATACGGACTTTTACAACAACATGGATAAGTTCGCTGTGGACGAGGAGGCGGGCAAGAGGCAGATCTACCATCGATACTGCTTGGAGCGGGGCGCCACGCACCTGGCGCATGTGTTTACAACCGTCTCGGAAATTACTGGCTACGAAGCCGAGCATCTGCTCAAGCGCAAGCCGGACATTATCACGCCCAACGGCCTTAACGTGAAGAAGTTCTCGGCCATTCACGAGTTCCAGAACATGCACGCCGTGGCCAAGGAGAAGATCAATGAATTCGTGCGGGGTCATTTCTATGG CCATATGGACTTTGATTTGGACAAGACGTTGTATTTCTTCATCGCTGGTCGCTACGAGTTCGGCAACAAGGGCGCCGACATCTTCATTGAGGCCCTGGCGCGTGTGAACGCCATGCTGAAGCACGAGCGCCCCGACACCACGGTGGTGGCGTTCCTCATTTTCCCCACCAAGACGAACAACTTTAATGTAGACTCGCTGCGTGGCCATGCGGTGATCAAGCAGCTCCGTGACACCATCAACAACGTGCAGCAGGCGGTTGGTAAGCGCATGTTCGATACATGCGTCAAGGGCCGCCTACCCGAAGTAGGCGATCTGCTGGAGAAGGATGATATGGTGAAAATCAAGCGTTGCATGTACGCCATGCAGCGCGAATCGATGCCGCCGGTGACTACGCACAATGTGGCAGATGACTGGAACGATCCGGTGCTGGCGTCGATTCGTCGCTGTCATCTCTTCAATTCGGTGAACGATCGAGTCAAGATGGTCTTCCATCCAGAGTTCCTAAACTCGTCTAATCCCTTGTTTGGCATCGACTACGAGGAGTTTGTCCGCGGCTGCCATCTGGGCGTCTTCCCCTCCTACTATGAGCCCTGGGGATACACACCCGCCGAGTGCACTGTCATGGGAATACCCAGTGTGACCACGAATCTGTCGGGCTTCGGCTGTTTCATGCAGGAGCACATCAGTGATCCCAAGTCGTATGGGATCTACATCGTCGATCGTCGCTACATTGGCCTCGAGGACAGTATCCAGCAGTTGTCCAGCTTTATGATGGACTTCTCGCGTCTGAATCGCCGCCAGCGTATCATTCAACGCAATCGTACTGAGCGTCTCAGCGATTTGCTCGACTGGCGTACCCTGGGCATT TACTACAGACAGGCCAGGGTCAAGGCCTTGCAGGCCGTCTATCCGGACTATGTGGATGAGTTAAGCCTATACGGGTCCCGCAGTAACCTGGTCTTCTCGCGCCCCCACAGTGAACCGCCTAGCCCCACCTCATCGC GTCACACTACCCCGGCCCCATCTGTACATGGCTCAGAAGATGAGGACTCCGTGGACGAAGAGACCGAACTCAAGGAATTGGGCATCAAGTAA
- the LOC4802400 gene encoding mucin-2 encodes MLTTSLRPKLWCWMFFLAIHACAQNYATGYQKSDNTGYCPPGYQNVNGYCLSSLNCPAGYYLGTDEKCYQQNALVCPTGYYLGTDGQCYPQNALVCPTGYYLNTDGKCYLKDPLPCPFESTTVIPPVTTQPTTTTTTEEPSTTTTEEPTTTTTEEPSTTTTEEPTTTTTEPPPPPFPPTVERPVELARCPPGSIFFEEQCRRIVCTEGEYYAGRCLLPACPAGTVWHGGSCQEPGYITTILEIDNVIRNQHEYTVATENINRVEYSTHPPYDEAYDKSYDATTRHEESNDIITTTTKRPWLYPTGQPTTMALPPTSEVFPGRNPPPGCCLVKSPRICINYAPNWVCSSRERKLCDPRVCTNSVIYLKPPQIVESENRRRLVMPPNPPLQACSTPECKESEFLDCSGCKHDQRDKCSPGCYSYYCPNGICSFMNSQDYCGIYPSGFGCNADDGCIWDWCHKKCY; translated from the exons ATGCTGACGACATCGCTACGCCCAAAGCTCTGGTGCTGGATGTTTTTCTTGGCGATCCACGCATGTGCTCAGAATTACGCGACGGGTTATCAGAAATCAGACAACACG GGTTACTGTCCGCCCGGATATCAGAATGTCAATGGCTATTGCCTGAGCTCATTGAATTGTCCCGCGG GTTATTACCTGGGCACAGATGAAAAGTGCTATCAGCAAAATGCTTTAGTATGTCCCACGG GTTATTACCTGGGCACAGATGGACAGTGCTATCCGCAAAATGCTTTAGTATGTCCCACGG GCTACTACCTGAACACAGATGGAAAGTGTTATTTGAAGGATCCGTTGCCCTGTCCGTTTGAGTCCACAACAGTCATTCCTCCGGTCACGACCCAAcccacaacgacaacaactACAGAAGAACcctcaacaacaaccacagagGAACCGACGACAACAACTACAGAAGAACcctcaacaacaaccacagagGAACCGACGACAACGACCACggaaccaccaccacctccgtTTCCACCAACAGTTGAACGTCCAGTCGAACTTGCGCGCTGTCCGCCCGGCTCGATCTTCTTCGAGGAGCAATGCCGGAGGATTGTCTGCACGGAGGGTGAATACTACGCAGGGCGCTGCCTGTTGCCGGCTTGTCCGGCTGGCACCGTGTGGCATGGCGGGAGCTGCCAGGAGCCGGGGTATATAACCACTATACTGGAGATCGACAATGTGATCCGGAACCAGCACGAGTATACGGTGGCCACCGAGAACATTAACCGTGTGGAGTACTCTACACACCCCCCATACGATGAGGCGTACGACAAGAGCTACGATGCCACCACCAGGCATGAGGAATCCAACGATATAataacaacaaccacaaagaGACCATGGCTTTATCCTACAGGGCAACCAACGACTATGGCGCTTCCACCGACATCCGAAGTCTTTCCGGGCCGGAATCCTCCGCCGGGCTGCTGTTTGGTAAAGAGTCCCCGGATATGCATCAACTACGCGCCCAACTGGGTCTGCTCCAGCCGGGAGCGTAAGTTGTGCGATCCCCGGGTCTGCACCAACTCGGTGATCTATCTCAAGCCGCCGCAGATTGTCGAGAGCGAGAACCGACGACGCCTCGTGATGCCGCCCAATCCTCCGCTGCAGGCCTGCAGTACGCCCGAGTGCAAGGAGAGCG AATTCCTGGACTGCTCTGGCTGCAAGCACGACCAGCGGGACAAATGCTCACCGGGCTGCTACAGCTACTACTGTCCCAACGGCATCTGCTCCTTCATGAACTCCCAGGACTATTGCGGCATCTATCCCAGCGGATTCGGCTGTAACGCCGACGATGGTTGCATCTGGGACTGGTGCCACAAGAAGTGCTATTAA
- the LOC4802401 gene encoding leucine-rich repeat extensin-like protein 5 yields the protein MSTTQVLISCLPAVLLLSFGAHLPVEVIANSSPCTSITNVGASPCVLQLANPCGSGQAGSSTIVNVITGGCTGLAALTPSNSVQSPSPCPNTPLQPSPCQNTPVQPSPCPTTPVESSPCPNTPVQPNPCPNNLVHPNPNPNTPLQPNPCPNTPIQPSPSPNTPVLPNPCPNTPVFPIPNVPIQPSPCPNTPVHPNPNPNTPLQPNPCPNTPIQPSPSPNTPNLPNPCPNTPVVPIPNVPIQPSPCPNTPVQPAPCLPPVLPTYPPTTYAPPTNPPPTYAPPTYPPTTYAPPTYPPPTYAPPTYPPPTYAPPPTYPPPTYPTPTPTTTPPPAPIIMCPHGTILVKGICRLVFCGTGQRYVNGRCMQTRCPQGYVWTGLRCDRPKIKELGNIHLETTILSKATGQLVTNNVNNVNVDAPISIPGHDYDEEEEDVEKIPPPPGPSTVPCCSVIAPRICSAPPNGTGYKCASRSQQQCGSICQANKMVLTPSQLTSWTMNNNQMLVMPPNWGQGQACQAPGSCQQTQNFYDCSGCGRGDVTTCSSYCYTYRCSGQGCAFYDQGQYCAQYPGQIGCRTEDGWFQ from the exons ATGTCGACCACCCAAGTGCTTATTTCCTGCCTGCCGGCAGTACTGCTGCTGAGCTTCGGCGCTCATCTTCCCGTGGAGGTTATCGCGAACAGTTCACCGTGCACATCTATAACCAATGTCGGCGCGAGTCCCTGTGTCCTGCAACTCGCCAACCCATGCGGATCAG GTCAGGCCGGCTCCAGCACCATTGTGAATGTGATTACCGGTGGCTGCACTGGACTGGCTGCCCTGACTCCAAGCAACTCTGTCCAGAGTCCTAGTCCTTGCCCCAATACACCACTCCAACCGAGTCCTTGCCAAAACACGCCTGTCCAACCGAGTCCTTGTCCCACTACTCCTGTCGAATCGAGTCCTTGCCCTAATACACCAGTCCAGCCGAACCCCTGTCCGAATAATCTAGTCCATCCGAATCCTAATCCCAATACACCACTCCAACCGAATCCGTGTCCCAATACGCCCATTCAACCGAGTCCTAGCCCCAATACGCCTGTCCTACCAAATCCTTGCCCCAATACACCAGTGTTTCCTATCCCCAACGTGCCTATCCAACCGAGTCCTTGTCCGAATACTCCAGTTCACCCGAATCCTAATCCCAATACACCACTCCAACCGAATCCGTGTCCCAATACGCCCATTCAACCGAGTCCTAGCCCCAATACGCCTAACCTACCAAATCCTTGCCCCAATACACCAGTGGTTCCTATCCCCAACGTGCCTATCCAGCCGAGTCCTTGTCCGAATACTCCTGTTCAGCCTGCTCCCTGCCTTCCTCCGGTTCTACCCACTTATCCTCCTACCACCTACGCTCCCCCCACCAATCCTCCTCCCACATACGCCCCACCCACTTATCCTCCTACCACCTACGCTCCCCCCACCTATCCTCCTCCCACATACGCCCCACCCACCTATCCTCCTCCCACATACGCCCCACCTCCCACTTATCCTCCTCCCACGTATCCAACACCTACACCAACTACTACTCCACCGCCTGCACCCATCATTATGTGTCCCCATGGAACAATTCTGGTGAAGGGCATCTGTCGCCTGGTGTTCTGTGGAACAGGTCAACGCTATGTGAATGGCCGTTGTATGCAGACCCGATGCCCTCAGGGATATGTTTGGACGGGACTTCGCTGCGACAGACCCAAGATTAAGGAACTGGGAAACATCCACCTGGAGACGACGATTCTCAGCAAGGCAACGGGCCAATTGGTTACGAACAATGTTAACAATGTGAATGTGGATGCACCTATCTCGATTCCCGGCCATGACtacgatgaggaggaggaggatgtaGAGAAGATACCTCCTCCGCCCGGACCATCAACCGTACCATGTTGTAGTGTGATTGCTCCACGCATCTGCAGCGCTCCACCCAATGGCACGGGCTACAAATGTGCCAGCCGGAGCCAGCAGCAGTGCGGCAGCATTTGCCAAGCCAATAAGATGGTACTGACTCCTTCGCAGCTGACCAGCTGGACGATGAACAATAACCAGATGCTCGTGATGCCACCGAACTGGGGGCAGGGACAGGCGTGCCAGGCCCCCGGATCTTGCCAACAGACCCAGA ATTTCTATGATTGCAGCGGCTGTGGTAGGGGCGATGTGACCACATGCTCCTCGTACTGCTATACCTATCGGTGCAGTGGGCAGGGTTGCGCTTTCTACGATCAGGGACAGTACTGTGCCCAGTATCCGGGCCAGATCGGGTGCCGTACGGAGGATGGCTGGTTCCAGTAA
- the LOC4802402 gene encoding uncharacterized protein: MSRTKLHRSTIGWLLVLLTTVLVQAEDTVKAANNTIVVHTPLQNYDQPTLRDYEECQANRDKCIDVCGGDGDCQDECPLCPELYDKPLMVQGVNDTEFVAPAQKPLNTTNIIRLTNEINNIIQHDIKNRNEVNVQVQQNVSQVGGRFGLGYNDQGSCCFVVRRARECESKDNCQEQSRQRVCGERCQARVMLAKRVVQCDVDEPTKCHETIEYVPRRRKSTVRRKEYPEAAGPCRYLGNSWPYISCGQEPAQVQRVKHSSCQQCLNLPYGYVLQNGLPAQCAGCFLGYSAPFQPQYYAPYVPYNPYPQFAPLPNCGPGGCSNNIIDGSRLEPSDDIPSRDDWILCDGDNIDDCLNNADGKKDSPSIQPDLTSQEKEDDDYGVPAERRRRRRQNRHEFVPSAYSKRN; this comes from the exons ATGTCACGGACCAAG CTACACCGGTCAACGATTGGATGGCTGCTCGTTCTGCTCACCACAGTCTTAGTCCAGGCCGAGGATACGGTCAAGGCGGCGAACAACACGATTGTGGTGCACACTCCATTGCAGAACTATGATCAGCCCACGCTGCGGGACTACGAGGAGTGCCAGGCGAATAGGGACAAATGCATAGATGTGTGTGGCGGGGATGGGGACTGCCAGGATGAGTGTCCGCTGTGCCCGGAGCTGTACGACAAGCCGCTGATGGTGCAGGGCGTAAACGACACGGAGTTCGTGGCCCCCGCACAGAAACCCCTAAACACCACCAACATCATCCGTCTGACGAACGAGATCAACAACATCATCCAGCACGACATTAAAAATCGCAACGAGGTCAATGTCCAGGTGCAGCAGAATGTATCTCAGGTCGGAGGACGCTTCGGTTTGGGCTACAACGACCAGGGTTCCTGCTGCTTTGTGGTGAGGAGGGCGCGTGAGTGCGAGAGCAAGGACAACTGCCAGGAGCAGAGTCGCCAGCGAGTGTGTGGCGAGCGCTGCCAGGCCCGTGTGATGTTGGCCAAGCGAGTGGTCCAGTGCGATGTGGACGAACCCACCAAGTGCCACGAGACTATCGAGTATGTGCCACGCCGGCGCAAATCCACCGTGCGTCGGAAAGAATACCCTGAAGCTGCTGGTCCCTGCCGCTACCTGGGCAACTCCTGGCCGTATATCAGCTGCGGCCAAGAACCGGCTCAAGTACAGCGAGTGAAGCATTCCAGCTGCCAACAGTGCCTCAATCTGCCGTACGGCTATGTTCTTCAGAATGGACTGCCTGCCCAGTGCGCGGGCTGCTTCCTGGGCTATTCGGCTCCCTTCCAGCCCCAGTACTACGCTCCATATGTGCCATACAATCCATACCCACAATTTGCACCCCTCCCCAACTGTGGCCCTGGTggctgcagcaacaacatcatcgATGGATCGCGATTGGAGCCCAGCGACGATATCCCTTCCCGCGATGACTGGATCCTGTGTGATGGCGACAACATAGATGATTGCCTCAATAACGCCGATGGCAAAAAAGATAGTCCATCCATTCAACCCGATCTGACATCACAGGAAAAGGAAGATGACGATTATGGCGTGCCGGCTGAGCGACGACGTCGGCGGCGTCAAAATCGTCACGAGTTTGTGCCATCCGCCTACAGCAAGCGCAATTAA